One Salinimonas marina DNA segment encodes these proteins:
- a CDS encoding LysR family transcriptional regulator → MLNRLQESDIKLLRVFYAVASCNGFTAAEPVLRMQRPNISAAIKKLEERLDLVLCHRGRGGFQMTKEGEVVFQETKRIFNAFDNFVFNLKSLHDDYSGHITLVLMSGLPLSIHLAVSKAVKSTMKKFDDIHVNIQTRLYNEVEHVALSGECHLVISTYDMVKPESVTFHPIGVQCQGRLYCSPTHSLAKYRDCALPEDVKIGDYPAIGLSGLSSANYIEDDHRLAIQTFSDSYDAAMSAVMTGEYIGLLPDFMAKEQGASLGLVPIANGSLFNFEHELFVMNGKNTRLNPVLRHCIKELTYFIAESQK, encoded by the coding sequence ATGTTGAATCGATTACAAGAGTCAGACATCAAACTCTTACGTGTCTTTTATGCAGTAGCCAGCTGTAATGGCTTTACTGCAGCAGAGCCAGTCCTGCGTATGCAGCGGCCAAATATTAGTGCAGCCATTAAAAAGCTTGAAGAACGATTAGATTTGGTTCTGTGTCACCGCGGACGCGGTGGTTTTCAGATGACCAAAGAAGGCGAGGTGGTATTTCAGGAAACCAAGCGTATCTTCAATGCCTTTGATAACTTTGTCTTTAATCTTAAGTCCTTACACGATGATTATTCAGGTCATATTACCCTGGTATTGATGTCAGGATTACCGCTGTCTATTCATCTGGCGGTGAGTAAAGCAGTTAAAAGCACCATGAAGAAGTTTGATGATATTCATGTGAATATTCAAACGCGCCTGTATAACGAAGTTGAGCATGTCGCGTTATCAGGAGAATGCCACCTGGTCATATCCACCTACGATATGGTCAAGCCTGAGTCGGTCACCTTTCATCCTATCGGTGTGCAATGCCAGGGACGACTGTATTGTTCGCCCACCCACTCATTGGCGAAGTACCGAGACTGTGCTTTGCCTGAAGACGTAAAAATCGGAGATTACCCGGCCATAGGGCTGTCCGGGTTATCGTCGGCCAACTATATTGAAGATGATCACCGCCTGGCGATCCAAACCTTCTCAGATTCGTACGACGCGGCAATGTCAGCGGTAATGACTGGTGAATACATTGGCTTGTTGCCTGACTTTATGGCAAAAGAGCAGGGCGCCAGCCTGGGCCTGGTACCCATTGCCAACGGCAGCTTGTTCAATTTTGAACATGAGCTGTTTGTGATGAACGGTAAAAATACCCGGCTTAATCCGGTGCTGCGTCACTGCATCAAAGAGCTGACTTATTTTATCGCCGAAAGCCAGAAATAG
- the uvrB gene encoding excinuclease ABC subunit UvrB — MSRGFELVSKYQPAGDQPKAIESLIDGLDSGLATQTLLGVTGSGKTFTMANVIESVQRPTLILAHNKTLAAQLYGEMKEFFPNNAVEYFVSYYDYYQPEAYVPSTDTFIEKDSSINEHIEQMRLSATKALMERRDVVIVASVSAIYGLGDPESYMKMLLHLRQGDTMDQRDILRRLAELQYSRNDIAFERGNFRVRGDVIDIFPADSEKQAVRVELFDDEIDTISLFDPLTGEVEKKVVRATVFPKTHYVTPREKILEAIERIKEELKERKEQLKSVNKLLEEQRISQRTQFDVEMMLELGYCSGIENYSRYLSGRAPGEPPPTLLDYFPADGLMFIDESHVTVSQVGAMYKGDRSRKETLVEYGFRLPSALDNRPLKFDEFEQICPQTIYVSATPGKYEMEKCDNDVVEQVVRPTGLLDPQIEVRPVATQVDDVLSEIHERVKVDERVLITTLTKRMAEDLSEYLNEHGVKVRYLHSDIDTVERMEIIRDLRLGKFDVLVGINLLREGLDMPEVSLVAILDADKEGFLRAERSLIQTIGRAARHLNGRAILYGDTITKSMQKAIDETQRRREKQQAYNEANGVTPQSLNKPITDIMDLGDSKTSDSGKVRLRKMGDKKKGAEAPNPTDLMARISELEKQMFESARELEFEKAASIRDEVETLRKQVVALS; from the coding sequence ATGAGTCGTGGATTCGAATTAGTCTCAAAATATCAACCAGCTGGTGATCAGCCCAAAGCCATAGAGTCACTTATAGATGGTTTAGACAGCGGTCTGGCCACGCAAACCTTGCTGGGGGTAACCGGTTCAGGCAAAACCTTTACCATGGCCAATGTGATTGAATCGGTGCAGCGGCCGACACTGATTCTGGCGCACAATAAAACCCTGGCGGCGCAGTTGTATGGTGAGATGAAAGAATTCTTCCCCAATAATGCGGTGGAGTATTTTGTATCGTATTACGACTATTATCAGCCTGAAGCCTATGTGCCCAGTACCGATACCTTTATTGAAAAAGATTCATCAATTAATGAACACATTGAGCAGATGCGGTTGTCAGCGACCAAAGCGTTGATGGAGCGTCGTGATGTGGTAATTGTCGCCAGTGTCTCGGCCATCTACGGCCTGGGCGATCCTGAGTCGTATATGAAAATGCTGCTGCATTTGCGCCAGGGCGACACCATGGATCAACGCGACATATTGCGGCGTCTGGCCGAGCTGCAATACAGTCGTAACGATATTGCGTTTGAGCGGGGTAATTTCAGAGTACGCGGTGATGTGATTGATATTTTTCCTGCCGACTCGGAAAAACAAGCGGTTCGGGTAGAGTTGTTTGATGATGAAATCGACACGATCAGCCTGTTTGATCCGCTTACCGGCGAGGTGGAAAAGAAGGTGGTGCGGGCCACGGTCTTTCCAAAAACCCACTATGTGACGCCCCGGGAAAAAATTCTGGAGGCCATCGAGCGCATCAAAGAAGAGCTTAAGGAACGAAAAGAGCAGCTGAAAAGCGTCAATAAATTACTTGAAGAGCAGCGTATCTCGCAGCGAACGCAGTTTGATGTCGAAATGATGCTGGAACTAGGGTACTGCTCGGGCATCGAAAACTATTCCCGTTATCTGTCGGGGCGGGCGCCGGGCGAACCACCGCCGACGCTGCTGGATTATTTTCCGGCTGATGGTCTGATGTTTATCGATGAATCCCATGTGACGGTGTCTCAGGTAGGCGCCATGTACAAAGGTGATCGCTCGCGCAAAGAAACCCTGGTGGAGTATGGTTTCAGGCTGCCGTCGGCGCTGGATAACCGGCCACTGAAGTTTGATGAGTTTGAACAGATTTGTCCGCAAACGATTTATGTATCGGCCACGCCGGGCAAGTACGAAATGGAAAAATGCGACAACGATGTGGTCGAACAGGTGGTCAGGCCAACTGGCTTACTCGATCCGCAAATAGAAGTGCGTCCGGTGGCCACCCAGGTGGATGATGTCCTGTCGGAAATCCATGAACGGGTGAAGGTGGATGAGCGTGTACTGATTACCACCCTGACCAAACGTATGGCCGAGGATTTAAGTGAATATCTGAACGAGCATGGCGTGAAAGTACGGTATCTGCACTCGGACATTGATACGGTCGAGCGCATGGAGATTATTCGTGACCTGCGTCTGGGAAAATTCGATGTGCTGGTTGGGATAAACTTGCTCCGTGAAGGTCTGGATATGCCTGAAGTTTCCTTAGTGGCGATTCTGGATGCGGACAAGGAAGGCTTTTTACGGGCCGAACGCTCACTTATTCAGACCATTGGCCGGGCTGCCCGACATCTTAATGGTCGTGCCATTTTATATGGCGATACCATCACCAAATCAATGCAAAAAGCCATTGATGAAACCCAGCGTCGTCGGGAAAAACAGCAAGCCTATAATGAAGCCAATGGGGTGACACCACAAAGTCTGAACAAACCCATTACCGATATTATGGATCTGGGTGACAGCAAAACCAGCGATTCCGGAAAGGTGCGGCTGCGTAAAATGGGTGATAAGAAAAAAGGGGCTGAGGCACCAAACCCCACCGATCTTATGGCCCGTATATCTGAGCTTGAAAAACAGATGTTTGAATCAGCCCGTGAGTTAGAATTTGAAAAAGCAGCTTCGATACGCGATGAAGTAGAAACCCTGCGCAAGCAGGTGGTTGCCCTGTCTTAG
- the rsxC gene encoding electron transport complex subunit RsxC, which produces MSNQHAIGRPSLPDELIIPIRQHIGTQGRLAVEVGQHVKKGERLTISAHPFAIPVHAPTSGFVRQISDRTIAHPSGLSEPTVTLEPDGEDKWIELSPLGQYKDLPAAQVVEALCNAGISGMGGAGFPTHIKAGNTKNPEFLIINGAECEPYISADDRLMREHAWQVRQGIDVLQHLISPKLVIVAIEDNKPEALEAMQIACQDKPQIKVLSVPTKYPAGGEKQLIQAVTGREVPREGLPADIGVVMFNVGTCYAVADAVFQGKPLIERVVTLTGEALDNPQNVWALIGTPINHLLGYAGYNCSKQALPQVIMGGPMMGFTLNDAQVPVVKITNCILVPATGELTQGEDERACIRCSACADACPANLLPQQIFWHAKAHEYDKAEEYDLFDCIECGACAYVCPAKFHWCITIVRQKPKFGSSGTKKPKPKKPKSGLRLVKPGWNVKSLSVKKSIVKPKRPGPRLLPASPVKRPKIRLLLR; this is translated from the coding sequence TTGTCTAACCAACATGCTATCGGCCGCCCATCACTCCCTGACGAGCTGATTATTCCGATCCGCCAGCATATTGGTACCCAGGGCAGACTCGCGGTCGAGGTGGGTCAACACGTTAAAAAAGGCGAGCGACTTACAATCAGTGCCCATCCCTTTGCGATCCCTGTGCATGCGCCGACCTCCGGGTTTGTGCGTCAGATAAGCGATCGTACCATCGCCCATCCCAGTGGCCTGAGCGAACCCACGGTTACACTGGAACCAGACGGTGAGGATAAGTGGATTGAGCTTAGTCCTTTGGGCCAGTACAAAGATTTACCTGCGGCACAGGTGGTAGAGGCATTATGCAATGCCGGTATTTCAGGCATGGGCGGCGCCGGTTTCCCCACCCATATCAAAGCAGGTAATACCAAAAATCCTGAATTTTTAATTATTAACGGCGCCGAATGTGAGCCCTACATCAGTGCCGATGACCGGCTGATGCGCGAACATGCCTGGCAGGTCCGTCAGGGTATTGATGTGCTGCAACATCTGATCAGTCCAAAACTGGTTATTGTGGCGATAGAAGACAATAAACCTGAAGCGCTGGAAGCCATGCAGATTGCCTGTCAGGACAAACCTCAGATTAAGGTGCTAAGCGTTCCGACAAAATACCCAGCCGGTGGGGAGAAGCAACTGATTCAAGCTGTCACCGGGCGCGAGGTGCCCCGTGAAGGCCTGCCCGCGGATATTGGGGTGGTAATGTTTAATGTGGGTACCTGCTACGCGGTAGCCGATGCGGTGTTTCAGGGCAAACCATTAATTGAACGGGTAGTCACCCTCACTGGTGAAGCGCTGGATAACCCGCAAAATGTGTGGGCCCTGATTGGCACACCAATTAATCATTTATTAGGTTATGCTGGTTACAATTGCAGCAAACAGGCCCTGCCGCAGGTTATTATGGGCGGCCCGATGATGGGCTTTACCTTAAACGATGCGCAGGTGCCGGTGGTCAAAATCACTAACTGCATACTGGTGCCCGCGACGGGTGAACTGACACAGGGCGAGGACGAGCGAGCCTGTATTCGCTGCAGCGCCTGCGCTGACGCCTGTCCCGCGAATCTCCTGCCCCAGCAAATTTTTTGGCATGCCAAGGCCCACGAATACGACAAGGCCGAAGAATACGACCTGTTTGACTGCATTGAATGCGGAGCCTGCGCTTATGTATGTCCAGCGAAATTCCATTGGTGCATTACTATCGTCAGGCAAAAGCCGAAATTCGGGTCCAGCGGGACGAAAAAGCCAAAGCCGAAAAAGCCAAAGAGCGGTTTGAGGCTCGTAAAGCCCGGCTGGAACGTGAAAAGCTTG
- the rsxB gene encoding electron transport complex subunit RsxB: MTMTIALIAIGLLALVFGLLLGYASIRFKVEADPLVDQIDEILPQTQCGQCGYPGCRPYAQAIADGDEINKCPPGGESTIKDLANLMGVEAKPLDAAHGEEDTKKVAFIREDECIGCTKCIQACPVDAILGAAKQMHTVIERECTGCDLCVDPCPVDCIDMVPVEPTPNSWTWDFKESEQGDIPIKMVS, translated from the coding sequence ATGACAATGACCATCGCGTTAATCGCCATCGGCTTACTGGCATTAGTGTTCGGCCTGTTATTGGGCTATGCCAGTATTCGCTTTAAAGTAGAAGCGGATCCGTTGGTGGATCAAATCGACGAAATCTTACCGCAGACTCAGTGTGGCCAGTGTGGCTACCCGGGTTGCCGCCCCTATGCTCAGGCCATCGCCGATGGCGATGAAATCAACAAATGTCCGCCGGGAGGCGAGTCAACCATCAAGGATTTAGCGAATCTGATGGGCGTGGAAGCCAAACCTCTGGATGCCGCGCACGGTGAGGAAGATACCAAAAAAGTGGCGTTTATCCGTGAGGACGAATGTATTGGCTGCACCAAATGTATTCAGGCGTGCCCGGTAGATGCGATTTTAGGGGCGGCAAAACAAATGCACACCGTTATCGAACGAGAATGTACCGGCTGTGATCTTTGTGTAGACCCCTGCCCTGTTGATTGTATTGATATGGTTCCGGTAGAGCCGACGCCAAACTCCTGGACCTGGGACTTTAAAGAGTCTGAGCAGGGCGATATCCCCATTAAAATGGTGTCGTAA
- a CDS encoding MATE family efflux transporter has product MILGMVMMMSFGLVDTFFVSLLGTEQLAAISFTFPVTFTVISLNIGLGIGTSAIIGKLQGAGAINDSKLYATGSLMLSVLLVGSLAAVGYVLIEPIFKYLNASEALMPYIRDYMGIWYLSSVFLSLPMVGNSVLRACGDTRTPSIIMASGGALNAAMDPILIFGFGPVPAMGIQGAAVATFIAWIFGASWIIWLLAVRRELMIPRLLNLAEFKRSSKEVLRIGLPAAGANMLTPIAGAVMTAIVATYGAEAVAAWGVGNRLESIASIVILSLSMTLPPIISQNIGANLYQRVEQAYVVALKFILVWQVVVFGLLWAASHWIALIFANEQEVARLIKLFLAIVPLGYGMQGVVILTNSSLNAMHRPMTALVLSIIRLFVLFVPVSYIGSVLFDIPGLFWGNVIANVIMAVISYCIFKQMLKKHRTS; this is encoded by the coding sequence ATGATTCTGGGAATGGTGATGATGATGAGTTTTGGGCTGGTCGATACGTTTTTTGTCAGTTTATTGGGAACGGAACAACTGGCTGCCATCAGCTTTACCTTTCCGGTCACCTTTACTGTCATCAGTTTGAATATTGGTCTGGGTATCGGCACTTCTGCAATTATCGGTAAGTTGCAGGGGGCGGGCGCGATCAATGATTCGAAGTTGTATGCCACCGGTTCGTTGATGTTGTCGGTGCTACTGGTGGGATCGCTGGCGGCGGTGGGTTATGTGCTGATAGAGCCCATCTTTAAATATCTTAATGCCAGTGAAGCGCTAATGCCTTATATCCGTGATTATATGGGAATCTGGTATCTTTCCAGCGTATTTTTGAGCCTGCCGATGGTGGGCAACAGCGTACTGCGCGCCTGCGGTGACACCCGTACTCCCAGCATTATCATGGCCTCAGGTGGGGCGCTGAACGCAGCGATGGACCCTATCTTAATCTTTGGCTTCGGACCGGTGCCTGCCATGGGGATCCAGGGTGCGGCGGTGGCCACATTTATTGCCTGGATTTTTGGCGCCAGTTGGATTATCTGGTTACTGGCGGTGCGTCGTGAACTGATGATTCCGCGCTTGTTGAATCTGGCCGAATTTAAACGTAGCTCTAAAGAGGTGCTACGCATAGGTCTGCCCGCGGCGGGCGCAAATATGCTGACCCCCATTGCCGGCGCGGTAATGACGGCGATTGTCGCGACCTATGGCGCCGAGGCGGTCGCGGCCTGGGGCGTGGGCAATCGTCTGGAGTCGATTGCCAGTATTGTGATTCTGTCACTGTCGATGACCCTGCCACCCATAATCAGCCAAAACATCGGTGCCAACCTTTATCAGCGCGTAGAGCAGGCGTATGTGGTGGCGCTCAAATTTATTCTGGTCTGGCAGGTGGTGGTATTCGGATTATTGTGGGCCGCCTCCCACTGGATTGCCCTGATTTTTGCCAATGAGCAGGAAGTCGCCCGCCTGATAAAATTGTTTCTGGCAATTGTGCCCTTAGGCTACGGCATGCAGGGTGTGGTGATTTTAACCAACTCTTCGTTAAATGCGATGCATCGGCCAATGACGGCATTGGTGCTTAGTATCATCCGTCTGTTTGTTTTGTTCGTACCAGTGTCATACATCGGCAGTGTGCTCTTCGATATCCCGGGCTTGTTCTGGGGCAATGTAATCGCCAATGTGATCATGGCAGTAATTTCATATTGTATCTTCAAACAAATGCTGAAAAAGCACCGTACCAGTTAA